The Meiothermus sp. CFH 77666 genomic interval TGCGTAAGGTTGAGGGGCTACAACCGGGACTTTATCACTACAATTCAGAGCACCATAGCTTGGAAAAACTTAAGAGCCTGTCTGAAGAGGCGGCTGCTAGAAAGACCATTGAATACGCTGCAGGTCAGCCTTACATCCTGAACTCAGGGGCGGTCATTATTCTTGCTACACGCTTTTACCGAAACCATTGGAAGTATCGTAGAAATGACCGAACCTACTTGGTGATGGCCATGGACATTGGCCACCTGGGGCAAACCCTTTACCTGCTGTGCACCTATTTGAAGCTCGGGGGATTCTTTACGGCCGCTGTTAATGCGTCCGACATAGAGCGAGATTTGGGTCTGGACGGTGCTCAACAAAGTGTCATGGCCTTGTTTGCGGTAGGCGCCCGGCACCCTGAAGCCAGACCGGAGTTCGTTCCGTTTGCTGCCCAGGAGGTTTAAGGTGCGTACCTTACAAGCTGCATCTATCCATCATGCTGAGAATGAGCTTTCAGGCAGCAGTCTGGCGGTGGGTACTTCAATCATAGAGGTTGATTCCCTCGAGAAAAGCTACGGCCCGACCCACGCCCTGAGGGGGGTATCCTTTCGCTTGGAGCCTGGCGAGCGGGTAACACTCCTAGGACCCAACGGCTCGGGCAAGACCACCGCCCTGGAGATCGTGGGAGGCTTCCTGCAGCCTTCGTCGGGAAGGGTGCGGGTCTTGGGGGTGGAGTCCACGCGTCTTTCTCCCAGAGAACGGCAGTACATGGGGTTTGTGTTTCAGGAAAAGCCGGGCCTGTACCCGGAGCTGACCGTTCGAGAGACCCTGGAACTCTTCAGCGGTTACTACCCGAACCCCATCCCCCCTGCACAACTCCTGGCGCAGCTCGGCCTCGAGGGCAAGCAAACCCGCCGGGTACAGCACCTGAGCGGCGGCGAAAGGCGGCGCCTGGAGCTGGCGGTGGCCTTGATCGGGCGGCCCCGGCTGGTCTTTCTGGACGAACCCACCGCCAGCCTCGATCCAGAAGCCCGCCAAAGAATTTGGGGTCTGCTCGAGGGCCTGGCCCAGACCGGAACCACCTTCATCCTCACCACCCACTCCCTCGAGGAAGCCGAGCGGCTGGGACAGCGGGTATTGCTCCTCAAGGAAGGAAAACTGCTCTTCGACGGGCCGCCTCAGGCCATGATCGCCCGCTCCGGCCTGCCCCACCGTATCAGTTTCAAAAAAACCGTGGCGCACCTGCCGTCCGGGTTGGCCTCAAGAGCGGTTGCCGAAGGCGAAAGGCTTGTGTTGAAGAGCCTGCGGCCAGAAGATGACCTGATGATCTTGAGGGAAAGCGGCCTCGAGCTAGCCGATCTTCGGGTGCAGAGCCCCACCCTGGAGGAAGCCTATCTGGCCTTGCTGCGAGGAGGTGTCCGTGTTTAGAAGCGTTCCGCTGCTGACCCGAGAAACCCTCTGGCAAGCCCGTATCTACCTGCGCGACCGGGCGGCGGTTTTCTTCACCTTTGCCTTTCCGGTGCTGGTGCTCTTGTTCTGGAGTCGGCAAGAAGGGTTGAACGTGCTGACCGCAGCAGCCCTGGTGGCTGCACTGGCCCTGGCCATGGCGGGCTACGCGGGTCTGGCCATGGGAATTGCCGCCGGGCGGGAAAACGGCTTGCTCAAGCGCCTTCGCAGTACCCCCTTGCCCATGCTCACCCACCTCACCGCATGGGTGCTGGCCGCGGGGGTCATTGGAGCGCTGGCCGTGGGGTTGACGCTGGTGGTGGGCTCGGCAGCACTGGGGCTATCCATTTCCATGAACGGGGCGCTCGCGCTGCTGCCGGGCCTGCTGGCCGGGTTCTTTGCCCTGGGGGGCTGGGGGTTGGTGGTAGGCAGTTTGGTCAGAACCGCCGTGGCCGCATCCTATCTGGTGAACGCCACCTTGCTGCCCCTGTTTCTGCTCTCGGCAGCCGCCCAGCGCGGTGGGCTGCCCGACTGGGTTTCGGCCATTACCCCCTGGCTGCCCCTGCAGAGCCTGGCGGTTCTGATAAGGCAGGCCCTCGGCGGCGAGGGGCTGCCGCTGATGCCCTTGCTCGCTTTGCTGGCATGGGGTGGCCTGGGTCTGGCCCTGGCGGGCTGGCGGCTCTCCCGTCCGCTCTAGAACTCAACCGATACAGCCCCCAAGGCCCTACCATGTCTATGTGGACCTCGAGGCCATGTGGGCTGCCGGGCGGCATCGGGAGGGCCTGAACTGGTGCCTGGAGCGGCTGAGCTA includes:
- a CDS encoding ABC transporter ATP-binding protein, producing MRTLQAASIHHAENELSGSSLAVGTSIIEVDSLEKSYGPTHALRGVSFRLEPGERVTLLGPNGSGKTTALEIVGGFLQPSSGRVRVLGVESTRLSPRERQYMGFVFQEKPGLYPELTVRETLELFSGYYPNPIPPAQLLAQLGLEGKQTRRVQHLSGGERRRLELAVALIGRPRLVFLDEPTASLDPEARQRIWGLLEGLAQTGTTFILTTHSLEEAERLGQRVLLLKEGKLLFDGPPQAMIARSGLPHRISFKKTVAHLPSGLASRAVAEGERLVLKSLRPEDDLMILRESGLELADLRVQSPTLEEAYLALLRGGVRV
- a CDS encoding ABC transporter permease; protein product: MFRSVPLLTRETLWQARIYLRDRAAVFFTFAFPVLVLLFWSRQEGLNVLTAAALVAALALAMAGYAGLAMGIAAGRENGLLKRLRSTPLPMLTHLTAWVLAAGVIGALAVGLTLVVGSAALGLSISMNGALALLPGLLAGFFALGGWGLVVGSLVRTAVAASYLVNATLLPLFLLSAAAQRGGLPDWVSAITPWLPLQSLAVLIRQALGGEGLPLMPLLALLAWGGLGLALAGWRLSRPL